The window TTCTCAGGTGAACCCTGCGAAACGGTTGAACGAAGGATTTCCATGGCATCGGCACCTCCCTGTCTCTAGGAAAAAGAGGGGAGAAAATCTCCCCTCTTTTTCTGTAGTGTGCTAGAGATTTACCGGAGGAGCTGCAGCACGTTCTGGGGAAGCTGGTTCGCCTGGGCAAGCATGGAGTTGCCGGCCTGCATCAGGATGTTCAGCTTCGTGAAGTTCATCATTTCCTTCGCCATGTCGAGGTCGCGG is drawn from Aminivibrio sp. and contains these coding sequences:
- a CDS encoding flagellin, whose amino-acid sequence is RDLDMAKEMMNFTKLNILMQAGNSMLAQANQLPQNVLQLLR